In one Microcoleus sp. bin38.metabat.b11b12b14.051 genomic region, the following are encoded:
- the cobQ gene encoding cobyric acid synthase CobQ has protein sequence MKAIMVVGTTSHAGKSLLVAALCRIFARRGWRVTPFKGQNMALNSYVTAAGGEIGYAQAVQAWAAGVAPWVEMNPILLKPQGDMTSQLIVKGRAIANVRATQYYEQYFDIGWQAIRESLEFLKQEFDMIVCEGAGSPAEINLKHRDLTNMRVAKHLNARTLLVVDIDRGGAFAHIIGTLELLDPDERALIKGFIINKFRGQKSILDPGLTWLEERTGIPVVGVIPWIDEVFPSEDSLDLLDRRSPNSQTDLNISVIRLPRISNFTDFDPLESETTVTVKYISPKEQLGHPDAVILPGSKTTISDLHVLRQTGMAEAIKNYLVAGGTVMGVCGGFQMLGESISDREGLEGEQGEFEGLGLLPVKTAIAPNKIARQRIVTSNYPQPGLPVAGYEIHQGRTQMMESDLTQPLFDDPSLGMVNTSQSVWGTYLHGIFDNGAWRRAWLNHLRQQRGLRALPTGIPNYREHRETLLETLADTVEKHLDIKHILG, from the coding sequence ATGAAAGCAATTATGGTCGTGGGAACAACATCTCACGCAGGAAAATCTTTACTGGTTGCAGCATTGTGTCGCATCTTTGCTCGACGCGGCTGGCGGGTAACTCCGTTTAAAGGTCAGAATATGGCACTGAATTCCTATGTCACCGCTGCTGGCGGAGAGATTGGCTACGCTCAAGCAGTGCAAGCTTGGGCTGCGGGCGTCGCACCTTGGGTAGAAATGAATCCGATTTTGCTCAAACCGCAAGGAGACATGACTTCTCAATTGATTGTCAAGGGGCGGGCGATCGCCAACGTGCGAGCAACTCAATATTACGAGCAGTATTTTGATATCGGCTGGCAAGCTATTCGGGAATCTTTAGAATTTCTCAAGCAAGAATTTGACATGATTGTGTGCGAAGGAGCCGGCAGCCCCGCAGAAATCAATCTCAAACACCGCGATTTAACAAATATGCGGGTAGCAAAACATTTGAATGCTCGGACTTTGCTAGTCGTTGATATCGATCGCGGTGGCGCATTCGCTCACATCATCGGCACTTTGGAATTGCTCGATCCAGACGAACGAGCTTTAATTAAAGGATTCATCATTAATAAGTTCCGAGGACAAAAATCAATCTTAGATCCGGGGCTGACTTGGCTGGAAGAAAGGACGGGAATCCCGGTAGTTGGGGTGATTCCTTGGATAGACGAAGTGTTTCCCTCCGAAGATTCTCTCGATTTACTCGATCGGCGTTCTCCCAATTCTCAAACCGACCTGAATATTTCCGTCATCCGCTTGCCCCGAATTTCCAATTTTACCGACTTTGACCCCCTAGAGTCGGAAACCACCGTCACAGTCAAATATATCAGCCCCAAAGAGCAGTTAGGCCATCCAGACGCCGTGATTTTACCAGGTTCTAAAACTACCATTTCCGATTTGCACGTACTGCGCCAAACTGGGATGGCAGAAGCTATTAAAAATTACTTAGTAGCTGGCGGTACAGTGATGGGAGTTTGCGGCGGCTTTCAGATGCTAGGAGAAAGTATCAGCGATAGAGAAGGGCTTGAGGGAGAACAGGGAGAATTTGAAGGATTGGGATTGCTGCCGGTGAAAACTGCGATCGCCCCGAATAAAATTGCCCGCCAAAGAATCGTAACATCTAACTATCCTCAACCAGGTTTACCAGTTGCAGGTTACGAAATTCATCAAGGAAGAACGCAAATGATGGAGTCTGATTTGACTCAACCCCTATTTGACGATCCGAGCTTAGGAATGGTCAACACTTCTCAGTCAGTTTGGGGCACCTACCTGCACGGCATTTTTGATAATGGAGCTTGGCGGCGGGCTTGGTTAAATCACTTGCGGCAACAGCGAGGACTCCGCGCCTTACCCACTGGTATTCCGAATTACCGGGAGCACCGAGAAACTCTGTTAGAAACTCTCGCAGACACAGTGGAAAAGCATTTAGATATCAAGCATATTTTAGGTTAA
- a CDS encoding Ycf66 family protein — protein sequence MLAYILALAVGLGSFSIYMAAFFFPEVHRKSDFTWSGIGLFYALILWTCAGRITGALLLGQMAGVALLGWFAWETLTLRRLVTPLAQQTPIPQAANLAGAVGAPLSGLFGNKKQEPAAKKPKFVRSPKPKADAVPAPVNQGEVKPASPAAAPSIAEIIAESAIGPELTTLDAKAPAIAEIPVFPVEIAAVETSEPPAPPPAASFTPLPLPLPLEKLEIGSAATVEPAEAQPQTQNDPEDDDFDLMWRAKAKESQPAATSPTPAETAPAAPAAPAANSTAAKTAKKSGGFGTLFDNLKNSLGGMLGRGAAKNKSDATPQTKPTPPATPEPIAPESKIVAIPVPDIDLILESELAQAAREAAAETSNTAVESRQGVPFPSDVEAMADLMAAEIASSFVKKEETAILDGSIADRETAPLAGDTTAPAAEEPKPAAGVTETEPEAPPTSIEMTVVEIVSEPPVEIEIPGQPGLSVQVETISVSTISIESTDQKLSPDREQPDLAESAKQAAESKSENVSDEDRPSS from the coding sequence ATGCTTGCATACATTCTGGCGTTGGCGGTCGGTCTGGGCAGCTTCAGTATTTACATGGCTGCCTTCTTTTTTCCAGAAGTTCACCGCAAAAGTGATTTTACCTGGAGCGGGATAGGACTTTTTTATGCGTTAATTTTATGGACTTGCGCGGGGCGAATTACCGGTGCTCTCCTGCTTGGTCAAATGGCGGGCGTGGCTCTGCTGGGCTGGTTTGCTTGGGAAACTTTGACTTTGCGAAGGCTGGTGACGCCACTCGCTCAGCAAACGCCGATTCCTCAGGCGGCGAATTTGGCCGGGGCGGTGGGCGCACCGCTCTCAGGTTTGTTTGGTAATAAGAAACAAGAGCCCGCAGCGAAAAAACCGAAGTTTGTTCGATCGCCCAAACCAAAAGCTGATGCTGTCCCAGCACCTGTGAATCAGGGCGAGGTAAAGCCCGCTTCACCAGCGGCGGCTCCCTCAATCGCAGAAATTATTGCCGAAAGTGCGATCGGCCCTGAGTTGACAACTCTCGACGCCAAAGCACCCGCAATCGCAGAAATACCCGTTTTTCCAGTCGAAATTGCTGCTGTGGAGACTTCCGAACCCCCAGCACCACCACCAGCAGCCAGCTTCACTCCTCTACCTCTACCCCTACCTCTAGAAAAGTTAGAAATTGGCTCCGCAGCAACAGTGGAGCCAGCAGAGGCTCAGCCACAAACTCAAAACGATCCAGAAGACGATGATTTTGACTTGATGTGGAGGGCGAAGGCGAAAGAGTCCCAGCCTGCTGCTACTTCCCCAACTCCAGCGGAGACAGCCCCAGCAGCCCCAGCAGCCCCAGCAGCAAATTCAACTGCTGCTAAAACAGCTAAAAAATCAGGCGGTTTCGGAACTTTGTTCGACAATCTCAAAAATAGTCTCGGCGGTATGTTGGGACGGGGTGCGGCTAAAAACAAGTCTGATGCAACTCCCCAGACAAAGCCAACACCCCCAGCGACTCCCGAGCCGATCGCCCCTGAATCTAAAATAGTGGCAATTCCAGTACCGGATATCGACCTGATTCTCGAATCTGAACTAGCCCAGGCCGCCCGAGAAGCGGCAGCCGAAACCAGCAACACCGCTGTAGAAAGCCGTCAAGGAGTGCCGTTTCCCAGCGATGTTGAAGCAATGGCCGATTTGATGGCGGCCGAAATCGCTAGTAGTTTTGTTAAAAAAGAGGAAACTGCGATTTTAGATGGCTCGATCGCCGATCGCGAGACAGCGCCCTTGGCTGGAGACACAACTGCGCCCGCAGCAGAGGAACCGAAACCAGCAGCAGGGGTAACGGAAACCGAACCAGAAGCTCCCCCAACATCTATAGAAATGACTGTGGTGGAAATTGTTTCAGAACCGCCTGTAGAGATAGAAATACCGGGACAACCTGGGTTGAGCGTGCAGGTAGAAACAATTTCAGTATCAACAATCTCGATCGAATCCACAGATCAAAAACTCTCTCCTGATCGAGAACAGCCCGATTTAGCAGAATCAGCTAAACAGGCCGCTGAATCCAAGTCTGAGAATGTATCAGACGAAGATCGACCGTCATCTTGA
- a CDS encoding sulfite exporter TauE/SafE family protein, producing MQKKISRICQHLILFFLTILLFFTTSTQPVYSHWSDLSVAEIAVSDSQTEVTLTFPTGLTKFADDNQDSQLQPTEIRIHKIELEKFLSQQIRITNSSNIQGSLTVAPLEIAAKTANLIQQPNTHSTLILNYTWPASNVNSKNNKLRINYNLFLPGVSTASCQATIVQAGAVKSVVFTPQNRDFLLTGNESIWASGWSLVLAVAGAFAWGCVHAMSPGHGKTIVGAYLVGSRATPVHALFLAATTTITHTAGVFAVGGITLFASNLVDPEKLDPWLNLISGLLVAIIGIKLLSERIKTKFVVRTSVRSRINLNHLIEKTRFVVRTLVRKKPRTKLLTANLEEPVNLLNRGTWEREYKPVKPLVSQHYHHHGDGRLHSHLPPGSDGSPITWKSLLVLGISGGLLPCPSALVMLLSASALGNVGLGMTLVVAFSLGLAVVLSAIGLILVYAKQHFNKLPKHIGAVKFMPAISAVLVMFLGLGITGEAIFKILVANQ from the coding sequence ATGCAGAAAAAAATAAGCCGAATTTGCCAACATCTCATTCTTTTTTTTCTCACAATTTTACTATTTTTCACAACTTCAACCCAACCAGTTTACTCGCACTGGTCAGACTTATCAGTAGCAGAAATCGCCGTCAGCGACTCGCAAACCGAAGTCACATTAACTTTCCCAACCGGCTTAACCAAATTCGCCGACGACAATCAAGACAGCCAGCTACAGCCTACTGAAATTCGCATCCACAAAATCGAACTAGAAAAGTTTCTCAGCCAACAAATACGCATCACAAACAGCAGCAACATTCAAGGCTCATTAACAGTAGCACCGCTAGAAATAGCAGCTAAAACCGCCAACTTAATCCAGCAGCCTAATACCCACAGCACCTTAATCTTAAACTACACCTGGCCTGCATCTAATGTAAATTCAAAAAACAACAAATTGCGGATTAACTACAATCTCTTTTTGCCCGGAGTTTCCACCGCAAGCTGTCAAGCTACGATTGTACAAGCCGGTGCTGTCAAAAGCGTTGTATTTACGCCACAAAATCGAGACTTTTTGTTAACTGGAAATGAATCAATTTGGGCTTCAGGTTGGAGTTTAGTGCTAGCAGTAGCAGGAGCATTTGCGTGGGGATGCGTGCACGCCATGTCCCCCGGACACGGAAAAACAATAGTTGGCGCGTATTTAGTAGGTTCGCGGGCTACTCCAGTACACGCTTTATTTCTAGCAGCAACAACCACAATAACTCACACTGCGGGCGTGTTTGCAGTCGGCGGAATTACCCTTTTCGCTTCTAACTTAGTCGATCCAGAAAAATTAGATCCGTGGCTAAATTTAATCTCAGGCTTATTAGTAGCCATCATCGGCATCAAATTACTTTCAGAAAGAATCAAAACCAAGTTCGTAGTGAGGACTTCAGTCCGCAGCAGAATCAACTTAAATCACCTCATCGAAAAAACCAGGTTCGTAGTGAGGACTTTAGTCCGCAAAAAACCAAGGACTAAACTCCTTACTGCGAACCTTGAGGAACCAGTAAATCTGTTAAATAGAGGAACTTGGGAAAGAGAATACAAGCCTGTAAAACCCCTTGTATCTCAGCACTACCACCATCACGGAGATGGCCGCCTTCACTCCCATTTGCCACCTGGATCTGACGGTTCTCCAATTACTTGGAAAAGCTTGTTAGTGTTGGGGATTTCCGGCGGTTTGTTGCCTTGTCCTTCTGCTTTGGTGATGCTGTTGAGCGCGTCGGCTTTGGGCAATGTAGGCTTGGGGATGACACTCGTGGTAGCCTTTAGTTTGGGACTGGCTGTGGTGCTGAGCGCGATCGGATTAATCTTAGTTTATGCTAAACAACATTTTAATAAACTACCGAAACATATCGGAGCAGTCAAATTTATGCCTGCAATTAGTGCGGTGTTGGTAATGTTTTTGGGGTTGGGGATTACCGGAGAGGCTATTTTTAAAATATTGGTGGCGAATCAGTAG
- a CDS encoding DUF4331 domain-containing protein, whose amino-acid sequence MKLTKKIRRIILAIEAALIVVLTPGIIAASDHDDGEVDIKGRTVNLTDLYVYREKDQNSSAADGDLVFTMNTNPRSVARYQYYFSTTALYQFHITQVGDVNSTPTGRADIILRFAFSPPNSKGMQAMAITVVRGGSETTTKTTVNSSLIATTPLNSNAVLNTVPVGGSNLTVFAGLREDPFFFDVEQFFRVRAGALGTGPKVNFKEPSKAIDFAKGYNVNSITVRVPKAFLQAGTGANTFDVWSTVSVRDGVGGFKQFERLARPAINEGLVVTPAFMEAFNTISPRLDLSAAAAPVRQEAVATLKAVDLLDGRQNVDPNAIAQAFLPDVMRIDTTKPSGYGSAANTQGSLIGGRLLLDDVIDITLGALVGSPVGDNVSYNGTPGNPAQGHKPLEPNFPYLALPN is encoded by the coding sequence GTGAAACTCACCAAGAAAATTCGCCGCATCATACTAGCGATTGAAGCAGCTCTAATTGTTGTATTAACTCCCGGAATAATTGCCGCTTCCGATCACGACGACGGCGAAGTCGATATCAAAGGTCGCACTGTCAATTTAACTGACCTATACGTATATCGCGAAAAAGACCAAAATTCCAGTGCAGCCGACGGGGATTTAGTATTCACCATGAATACAAATCCGCGATCGGTAGCCCGCTATCAATATTATTTCAGCACTACAGCGCTTTACCAATTTCACATCACGCAGGTAGGTGATGTAAATTCTACTCCGACCGGACGCGCTGATATTATCTTGCGTTTTGCTTTCAGTCCGCCTAACAGTAAAGGTATGCAAGCGATGGCGATAACTGTTGTTCGCGGTGGTTCTGAAACAACGACTAAAACTACAGTTAATAGCAGTTTAATTGCCACAACTCCGCTAAATTCTAATGCTGTTTTGAATACAGTACCTGTCGGTGGTTCTAACTTGACTGTATTTGCTGGTTTGCGGGAAGATCCTTTTTTCTTTGATGTGGAACAATTTTTTAGAGTCCGGGCTGGGGCTTTGGGAACGGGGCCGAAAGTAAATTTCAAGGAACCGAGTAAGGCGATCGACTTTGCTAAAGGCTACAACGTCAATAGCATTACGGTGCGGGTTCCGAAGGCATTTCTGCAAGCAGGAACTGGGGCGAATACTTTTGATGTTTGGTCAACTGTTTCTGTCAGGGATGGAGTTGGTGGTTTCAAACAATTCGAGCGTTTGGCGAGACCTGCAATTAATGAGGGTTTGGTAGTGACTCCCGCGTTTATGGAGGCATTTAATACTATTTCTCCGAGATTGGATTTGAGCGCTGCTGCTGCTCCGGTGCGGCAGGAAGCTGTTGCTACTTTGAAGGCTGTCGATCTTTTGGACGGTAGGCAAAATGTCGATCCAAATGCGATCGCCCAAGCTTTCTTACCGGATGTCATGCGGATCGATACCACAAAGCCCAGCGGCTACGGTAGCGCGGCAAATACTCAAGGAAGTTTGATCGGAGGTCGTTTGCTTTTGGACGATGTTATTGATATCACTCTGGGAGCTTTGGTGGGTTCTCCGGTGGGCGATAACGTTTCTTATAACGGAACTCCGGGGAATCCGGCTCAGGGACACAAGCCGTTAGAACCGAATTTTCCTTATCTGGCTTTGCCGAATTAG
- a CDS encoding sigma-70 family RNA polymerase sigma factor, with protein MTGEKSGDESLLLVQIAQKDQAALAKLYDRYGGASYGLAYKILGSVEEAEEVVLDVFSQIWQKAATYDPSRSRADTWLFMLTRSRSLDRLRVLQRTVRAADACLEDAKIPSSSLAEPMEDAILEERSAQVYAALEKLPAEQRIAIELAYYEGLTCAAIATKLGIPTGTIKTRIRLGISKLRQALSEDF; from the coding sequence ATGACAGGGGAAAAGTCAGGCGATGAATCGCTGCTCTTAGTGCAGATTGCCCAGAAAGACCAAGCAGCATTAGCTAAACTGTACGATCGCTACGGTGGTGCAAGTTACGGTCTCGCTTACAAAATCTTGGGTTCGGTAGAAGAAGCTGAAGAAGTGGTACTCGATGTTTTTTCCCAAATTTGGCAAAAAGCAGCAACTTACGATCCTAGTCGCAGTCGGGCGGATACGTGGTTGTTCATGCTGACTCGCAGTCGTTCCCTCGATCGCCTCCGAGTGCTTCAGCGCACAGTCCGCGCGGCAGATGCTTGTCTGGAAGATGCTAAAATTCCGTCTTCTAGCCTTGCAGAACCGATGGAAGATGCAATACTCGAAGAACGCAGCGCCCAAGTCTATGCAGCACTAGAAAAACTGCCAGCAGAACAGCGAATTGCGATCGAACTAGCTTATTACGAAGGATTGACTTGCGCGGCAATCGCCACTAAACTCGGTATCCCGACAGGCACAATCAAAACCAGAATTCGGTTGGGGATTTCTAAATTGCGCCAAGCTTTGAGTGAAGACTTTTAG
- a CDS encoding cupin domain-containing protein: protein MMPDEDFNLLAALQALDTLDESERRALAEKLQASPELQSELAAFETAISAIAYTAPAVPVAPDLKNRLLQRIAELPPTAESVNSQPIVASPPDNNPPSLIVRSQNVKWKPYSVPGISIGKLYIDKKKRQITCLMRLEPGVTFPMHRHADSEEVFVLEGDLIVEGEVCYQGDYIRSVPGSTHSPVTQGGCLLLIKSSTNNEMLV, encoded by the coding sequence ATGATGCCAGACGAGGATTTTAATCTGCTTGCAGCCCTTCAAGCTCTCGATACCCTCGATGAGTCAGAACGCCGTGCACTTGCCGAGAAATTGCAAGCATCCCCAGAACTTCAAAGTGAATTAGCAGCTTTTGAAACAGCAATTTCTGCGATCGCCTATACAGCCCCTGCCGTTCCCGTCGCCCCCGACCTCAAAAACCGCTTGTTGCAACGCATAGCGGAACTGCCACCAACAGCAGAATCTGTAAATTCACAGCCAATTGTGGCGTCGCCCCCAGACAACAATCCGCCATCTCTAATTGTGCGATCGCAAAATGTCAAATGGAAACCTTACTCAGTTCCGGGAATCTCGATCGGCAAGCTGTACATTGACAAAAAAAAGCGCCAAATTACCTGTTTGATGCGACTGGAACCGGGAGTAACTTTTCCCATGCACCGACACGCGGACTCGGAGGAGGTGTTTGTATTAGAAGGAGACTTAATTGTAGAAGGGGAAGTTTGCTATCAAGGCGATTACATTCGATCGGTTCCCGGTTCCACACATTCACCAGTTACACAAGGGGGATGTTTGCTGTTAATCAAAAGTTCCACAAACAACGAAATGCTTGTTTGA
- a CDS encoding DUF732 domain-containing protein — MLNYWRLTAVMSAVIIQFVPAKSAIAQEREGCFLVNSAGEVITLNELCTPQDSGIKLTGDDGKFIEDYKRLAKSYSPDATGALLQGIQSNPGQKIAAAKRICAQAKAGVSLPEFKLRAIGQAGTIENPTAKESFLADADIITTLAANHYCPELASK, encoded by the coding sequence ATGCTAAATTACTGGCGTTTAACTGCTGTGATGTCCGCCGTTATTATACAATTTGTCCCGGCAAAAAGTGCGATCGCCCAAGAACGCGAAGGATGCTTTCTAGTCAACTCAGCGGGAGAGGTGATTACTTTAAATGAGTTGTGCACGCCCCAAGACTCAGGAATCAAGCTAACAGGAGACGACGGGAAGTTTATCGAAGACTACAAACGCTTAGCAAAAAGCTACTCTCCAGACGCAACAGGTGCTTTACTGCAAGGAATCCAAAGTAACCCCGGTCAAAAAATTGCCGCAGCGAAAAGGATCTGTGCCCAAGCCAAAGCAGGAGTTTCTCTACCGGAATTTAAATTAAGGGCGATCGGGCAAGCTGGTACTATCGAAAATCCCACGGCTAAAGAAAGTTTTCTCGCCGATGCTGATATTATCACCACCCTTGCAGCCAATCATTATTGCCCGGAATTGGCCAGCAAGTAA
- a CDS encoding acireductone dioxygenase, whose product MAVLQLEDGRTYTDLGAIDRQLAVLNIEVDRLGTKKNPRVQEILLQDILSVTEKQQILAVFKTEFEYFKRASGCQWCDLKVLHPGSPQIYPLMTQSDRTHTHADAEVLHVLAGECVFGFVNPNGSQVQLMLQAEEYIKVPPNTEHWFYLTPLLYLKAVQYYTTAQGWVPQYTNRKLKIKN is encoded by the coding sequence ATGGCTGTTCTGCAACTAGAAGACGGTAGGACATATACGGATCTCGGGGCGATCGATCGCCAACTCGCTGTTTTAAATATTGAAGTCGATCGCCTGGGAACAAAAAAAAATCCTCGGGTTCAAGAAATCCTGCTCCAAGATATTCTCAGTGTAACGGAAAAACAGCAGATTCTGGCAGTATTTAAGACCGAGTTTGAATACTTCAAGCGCGCTAGCGGATGTCAGTGGTGCGACTTAAAAGTGCTGCATCCCGGTTCGCCACAGATTTACCCGCTGATGACTCAAAGCGATCGCACTCACACCCACGCAGATGCCGAAGTTCTTCACGTTTTAGCTGGGGAATGTGTGTTTGGGTTTGTGAATCCTAACGGTTCTCAGGTACAATTAATGTTGCAAGCTGAAGAATATATTAAAGTACCGCCTAATACTGAACATTGGTTTTATCTCACTCCTTTGTTGTATTTAAAAGCTGTGCAGTATTACACCACGGCTCAAGGCTGGGTTCCTCAGTATACTAATAGGAAACTGAAAATTAAAAATTAA
- a CDS encoding NupC/NupG family nucleoside CNT transporter: MERLISVLGLGVFVGLCYAFSVDRRAVKWPPVLWGIALQLIFAILILKTAPGLAVFKFLGDLVTQFLNFSDAGAKFIFGEKFTDHFIAFKVLPTIIFFSSFITLLYHYGILQRVVQAVAWGMIKTMKTSGAETLSCAANIFVGQTEAPLLIKPYVATMTLSELHAVMTGGFATIAGGVMAAYISFGVSAQHLIAASVMSAPAALAISKLMYPETEKSLTAGEVEIKVEQVYANAVDAAASGASDGLKLAGNVAAMLIAFLGLLAFFNALLGWFGGLISVPQLSLEWIFSYLMAPMAWLMGVPWADCGKIGVILGKKTILNEFIAYLDLMELVKQQAISERSAIIATYALCGFSNIGSIGIQIGGIGAMAPSRKGDLARLGLRAMIAGSVACFMTACIAGMLV, encoded by the coding sequence ATGGAAAGACTTATTTCTGTGTTGGGGTTAGGGGTTTTTGTCGGTTTGTGCTACGCATTTTCAGTCGATCGGCGTGCTGTTAAGTGGCCGCCCGTACTGTGGGGAATTGCTTTGCAACTAATTTTTGCAATTTTGATTCTCAAAACTGCTCCCGGTTTGGCGGTATTTAAATTTTTGGGAGATTTAGTCACCCAATTTCTCAATTTTTCTGATGCTGGGGCTAAGTTCATATTTGGTGAGAAATTTACCGATCACTTTATCGCTTTTAAAGTGCTGCCGACTATTATCTTTTTCTCTTCGTTTATCACTCTACTGTATCACTACGGAATTTTGCAACGGGTGGTGCAAGCAGTCGCTTGGGGCATGATTAAAACCATGAAAACTTCTGGTGCAGAAACGCTTTCTTGTGCTGCTAATATTTTTGTCGGTCAAACAGAAGCTCCGCTGTTAATTAAACCCTATGTAGCAACGATGACGCTCTCGGAACTTCACGCTGTGATGACGGGCGGTTTTGCGACAATTGCCGGCGGAGTTATGGCTGCTTACATTTCTTTTGGGGTGTCTGCTCAACATTTAATTGCTGCGTCGGTGATGTCGGCACCTGCTGCTTTGGCTATTTCTAAATTGATGTATCCCGAAACTGAAAAGTCGCTGACTGCTGGCGAGGTGGAAATTAAGGTGGAACAGGTTTATGCAAATGCCGTGGATGCTGCTGCTTCTGGTGCTAGCGATGGCTTGAAGTTAGCGGGAAATGTGGCGGCGATGCTGATTGCTTTTTTGGGTTTATTGGCATTTTTTAATGCGCTTTTGGGTTGGTTTGGCGGGCTGATTAGTGTGCCTCAGTTGTCGCTGGAATGGATTTTTTCTTATTTGATGGCTCCGATGGCTTGGTTGATGGGAGTGCCTTGGGCGGATTGCGGAAAAATAGGAGTTATTTTGGGGAAGAAGACGATTTTAAATGAGTTTATTGCTTATCTGGATTTGATGGAATTGGTGAAGCAACAGGCGATTTCGGAACGATCGGCAATTATTGCGACTTATGCTTTGTGTGGATTTTCTAATATTGGTTCCATCGGGATTCAAATTGGGGGAATTGGTGCGATGGCGCCGTCGCGTAAGGGTGATTTGGCTCGGTTGGGCTTGAGGGCGATGATTGCTGGTTCTGTGGCTTGTTTCATGACTGCTTGCATTGCGGGAATGCTGGTTTAA
- the der gene encoding ribosome biogenesis GTPase Der — MPLPIVAIIGRPNVGKSTIVNRLANSQDAIVHDEPGITRDRTYRPAYWGDREYQIVDTGGLVFDDETEFLPLIREQAMAALAEASAAIFVVDGKTGLTGGDESIASWLRLQKVPVILAVNKCESENTGLTQAADFWTLGLGEPYPISGIHGNGTGELLDQLMTHLPTEVEPEVDEIKVAIIGRPNVGKSSLLNAFLGENRAIVSPISGTTRDAIDTIVERNGQTYRLIDTAGIRKKKNVEYGAEFFGINRAFKAIRRADVILLVIDAIDGVTDQDQKLADRISQEGRACIIVINKWDAIEKDNETIYEYERVARTKLYFLDWAEMIFVSAMSGQRVEKVIELVDKASDEHKRRVATAVINEVIEEATTWHSAPVTRQGKQGKIYYGTQVRSQPPTIALFVNDPKRFTENYRRYMESQFRKHLGFTGTPMRLLWRGKKVRATEVSTTNRALRVK; from the coding sequence ATGCCTCTACCTATAGTTGCTATTATTGGACGCCCCAATGTAGGCAAATCGACGATCGTCAACCGTTTAGCCAACAGCCAAGACGCGATCGTCCACGACGAACCGGGAATTACGCGCGATCGCACGTACAGGCCAGCATACTGGGGCGATCGCGAATATCAAATCGTAGACACCGGCGGGCTAGTATTCGACGACGAAACCGAATTTCTGCCATTAATCCGCGAACAAGCAATGGCGGCCCTTGCAGAAGCCAGTGCAGCCATTTTCGTAGTAGACGGAAAAACCGGACTCACCGGCGGCGACGAATCCATCGCCTCTTGGCTGAGACTGCAAAAAGTCCCCGTCATTCTAGCAGTCAACAAGTGCGAATCAGAAAATACCGGACTCACACAAGCAGCAGACTTTTGGACATTGGGACTGGGAGAACCTTACCCTATTTCCGGCATTCACGGTAACGGTACGGGCGAATTGCTAGACCAATTAATGACTCACCTTCCCACAGAAGTAGAGCCAGAAGTAGACGAAATTAAAGTAGCAATTATCGGTCGTCCCAACGTCGGTAAATCGAGTTTACTCAACGCATTTCTCGGAGAAAACCGCGCCATAGTCAGCCCAATTTCCGGCACAACCCGCGACGCAATCGATACCATAGTAGAACGCAACGGTCAAACCTACCGGCTGATCGACACAGCCGGAATTCGCAAAAAGAAAAACGTCGAATACGGCGCCGAATTTTTCGGCATCAACCGCGCTTTCAAAGCAATCCGCCGCGCCGATGTGATACTGTTAGTAATTGATGCAATTGATGGCGTTACCGACCAAGACCAAAAATTAGCCGATCGCATTAGCCAAGAAGGTCGAGCCTGCATCATCGTCATCAATAAATGGGATGCCATAGAAAAAGACAATGAGACTATCTACGAGTACGAAAGAGTAGCAAGAACCAAACTTTATTTCCTCGACTGGGCAGAAATGATCTTTGTCAGCGCCATGAGCGGACAGCGAGTTGAAAAAGTCATAGAATTAGTAGACAAAGCCTCCGACGAACACAAACGTCGCGTTGCTACCGCCGTGATCAACGAAGTGATAGAAGAAGCCACAACCTGGCACTCAGCGCCAGTTACCCGCCAAGGAAAACAAGGTAAAATTTATTACGGCACCCAAGTGCGATCGCAACCGCCAACAATCGCGTTATTCGTCAACGATCCCAAACGCTTCACCGAAAACTACCGCCGCTACATGGAAAGCCAATTCCGCAAACACCTAGGCTTTACAGGTACACCAATGCGGCTGCTGTGGAGAGGCAAAAAAGTTCGCGCCACCGAAGTCAGTACCACCAACAGAGCACTGCGTGTGAAGTAA